Sequence from the Zeugodacus cucurbitae isolate PBARC_wt_2022May chromosome 2, idZeuCucr1.2, whole genome shotgun sequence genome:
CATCCATTTTCTGCTCGAGTTCTTCTGTTTCactcaaatttgcttgttctttGGTTTCTTCGATTAGGTGCTTTTCTTCAGTTGATATCGGAGAAGGTGATATTATATCAGCATCAATCGATTTCGGTGTAGGCGTAAATTCTGGTGCGTATATGTTTAAAGAAGTAGGTGAAGTATCGAGAGCAGTCTCTGGTTCAGTTTCAAAAGTACCAGGTGCAGAGACTTGAACAATGTCAAATGAAGGATCATTAATGACAGGATTATCTCCCTCAGCGTTGATTTCGTTAGTATGGAAATTCGATTCATCAACGGCAGAAAACTCAATGCCCGGTGCAAATGGTTCTTGAAGCTGTTGGCGTGCTTCAGAAGAAGTACTTTCAAGGTAAAATGATTCTTGCATATTTGCAGCATTATCCATATCGATCGGAATTTGTGGAATATCCTTCACTGATGAATGGAATTCATTTTGCAAGTTCATTTGCATCTCTTCCGTGGATGGcgaatgtgaaatattttctttttcttcaacaTCAAGCAACTCTTTTCCTTCGGCGGTGAATTCTTGTTGTGATGTTTCCTCAACAAATGAAGTGTTCAAATCTATTGGTAATGGCTGTACTGTATTAAATACATCTTcgataatttctaaattttctttagGGATCTCTTGTGTTTCATCATCTTTTTCAACAGCTAACGGTTGTAAATCCATTTCCAAATCGACGGAAGTCTCGGGACCATGATCAATCAAGTTTAAGGGCGATTGATTGAGCCTATCTGAATAATCTTCATTTGCATCTCTTTCTATTTCAAGCATATTCGCGGCATAATTATTGAGACTTTGCAAATGATCATTAGCTAATTGAGACTTTTGCTGTGTGTGCTCTACCGTACCAACACCTATCAAATCGTCTTCTTGCTCCAATTCATGCGGGCGTTTTGCAGCTTcgtgttcaaaatcattttcttCTGGTAAAGCAATGGCGTCCAAATTGGATTCAGCACTTCCCTTGCGTGGGCTCTGAGCAACAAAATCGTCATCGCCCAGTAAATGACGTGGAAGTGACTTTGGTTGGGCTCGTAATTGTATTTCGTCAGCACTATTTGAAGCTACTTCTTCATCCacaaatatttggttatcaCTGTTACCCGTAGTTGGAGAAGTGGGAATTGATCCAAAGCTTGGAACAAATTCTATTGCATTTGGATTTAATTGAGAGTGCATTTCAGAGTCAAAATCACTGTTTCCAGTGTTTTCCTCAAAGGCAATATCGCCATGAACATTTGAAATTGATGGAACGGTATTCTCTTTATCCTCATTTGAAAATTCTTcgttctttattatattttcttcggTAGACAATTGCTGTAATTCTTGGTTTGGAGCACTCTCGCTAAGGCTATTTGTTCTATTAGTGTTATTGGTTGCTAAAGAACTGGGGTCGTCTTCTTCTGTCTCATCCGCATGGCTACCAGTATTAGGACAATCTTCCAACAAATCTGCAACTTGTTTTGGCAGAAATTCTTCTTGTggtatattttgaatttgcatTTGCACTTGCAACACACCGGTATCTGCATAGCCGTCTTCACCGGCTGTAGAGGTAGTATTCGAAGTTGTTGAAAAATCAccatcattttttattatttctacgTCGACTTCTTCATTCTCTACAATGCCGGTTGCGGCATTGTCAGCGTCTGCGTTAACTGCGGCTGAAATGCCAACGACACCGTTACCAACTTCGTGATGGTCTAGCAAAAGTATATCGTCGGCACCGACATCACCATGCTCGTATCCATATCCATGCCCGTTGCCAACTTCCTCTACACTTTCCACGTCTTTACAAGCCACACCGGCTTTCAACTGCtgcagttgctgctgctgctgcttttcgCTCTGCTGCCCTTCTTTGATATATTTCCATTCCTCTTCATCATCATGCTCTTCATGTACCTCAAATTTTCCCCCAATCTCATCTACAGCAACATTATCACACACACCATCACCTCTATCCATCTGCAAATTCTCCATTAAATGTTGAGAATTTTGCAAGAAATTGTCCAAATGCGCATTATCCTCGTGCTCCATTTTATTCTAACGTTACGTTTTTATCCGTAATTTCTTATTTCCTTTTTCTTTGTTCACGCCTACTGGACCTTATTCGCTTCTTAGCTCAGACTACCAAGAGTACTTGAAATTGTTAAAACAATCGTTgtctgaatttaaatatttaaacgtCACACGAACTCTTAACacatacagttcaaaaattgcTCAATTTTCAccgtttaaatttaatattttcaactatttttcccAACAAACTTTCTGTATGATTTATAAGTCTTCACAAATTTGCTGCACTTTTCGCACTGTGGAGATTTCAAAACCGACCGAAGAACACACCCGGCAAAATTATCCAACTGGCGCACGAACCAAATGGGCGGCACGAAATTCGCTCGTATAAAGCGTTGCCACTACAATGTTATTATTAACTATGGGCTACCATTCCAGCAAATATTGTTAAGTTAAGGCGTTAAGTTCACTTAGAGATCAGCAAATGAGCTAACCTGCAACTTGTATACAATTTGAAATGTttccaattttgataaaaagccTTTTTTTAATACTGTTATATTTGATAAACTCATGTAATAGAAGAGCCCAATATTCAACCTAAGTTCGTTatgataaaaatagcaaaaaataattaataaccaccatattttataaaaattaaagatataaataaaactttaatgaTAATTAAgttcatatctatatattaaaATGTCTTTTAATAGAGTacccaattttttaaatttcaataataaggTTTTAAGATGAGTTCTGAGTTTCTTATTAATACAGTCCACATTATGTGGAATTTGAATGTTTGTggttttaattgtaaataatgcTGGTTGGATTggttaaacaataataaaataaggtggcatcattttaaactaaaaaacgtGTGGAGCTGATCAAGTTTTGTGTTTTAGGTGGAAGAATTTTCGGTGCACTTGTATTTTATTGaaaccaaatatataaaatgacgAAGAGTAAGAATTCTGACTTAGAGAAGAATAATGTGAAAGCAAACGTGCtggagaaaagcaaaaaaattaaaaaggataAGAAAAAGGGCTTGGAGGACAAGAAGAAGTTAGAGCAGGCCGTAACTAAAAACAATGAGAGTCACATTGCTCCTTCAAACGGAAGTCCTGATGCAGGTGCTATTGTTAAATCTAAGAAGCCAAAGAAAAATAAGTccaaacaaaacaaggcaaCAGATAACGTTTCTCCAAAGGATGGCGGTGACAAACCCATAGAACCTATCGAGAAGAAAAAGGCTAAAAAATTAgcaaagaaattaaagaaaaaagaaaagaaggaAGCTAAAAGGGATGAAGTTGTCAAACAGGCACCAAAAGGAAAATCAAAACCACAGTTGGAAAAGGGCGATAAATCTGATACTAAAGGTAATTATATAGTAACTTTCTTAAAAATGTACATTACCTCTAATATCGTAATTGTTAACCtatttagaaaaaaaggaaCATGATCAAATCAAAGCTGAAtgcactgtttttgttggaaattTACCAGTGAACACTAAGCGTGTTCAATTGGTTCGTCTGTTCAAAGATTATGGGCCAGTTAATGGTGTTCGTTTTAGAACAGCGAATGGAAAAGTACTGTTTAAACATAAACATCGAAGAGAGGCAGGTACACTAAGCGCTTGGATAGTACTTAAGGATCCCGACACTGTAACACGTGCATTGGCTTTAAATGGCAccgttttcaaaaataatcacATACGTGTAACACGTGGAGATGTAAAGAGTGCAAATACGGATTCGAAACGTACGGTTTTTGTCGGTAACCTAAAGTACAGTAAGTGTAAAATTAATGTTTGACACAATgcatattttaatatcaaaatcatTTTAGGTGCCAATGAAGAGAAGCTGCGTGAAATATTTTCCGCTTGTGGAGACATTGATTATGTGAGATGTCTAAATGATGATAAAGGTTGTAAAGGTGTAGCCTATGTTTGTTTCAAAGCGCCAGAAGCCGTAGGATTGGCGTTGGAACTGAATGAAACTGTACTAGACGAACGTCCAATTCACGTTGAACGATATTCTGTTAAAAAATTGGGTGCAAAGAAAACAAAGGATGTAACAGAAGTAGAGAATAAAAAGAAACCAGCCGGTGGAAAAACTCAGAAAGACAAATCCAAAAAAGTTAAAGGAGATAATCCAAAAACTAAGCAAGATGCtgatacaaacaaaaaatcaaagtttcgCGGTGTCAAAGTCGATGGTACCCAAGtaaagaaacaaaagaaaaaggTGACAAGTCAAATGCAGAAATTAGCCAAGAAGATTGCGCCTAAGGAAAAATCTTAATATAATAATCACATCGTAGTTTAAAAAAGTACAaacataatttgtattttagagCTAGTAAAAAGTAACACATGTAcaagttatgaaaattattgttttgtttttatttctaattgctTTCTTAATTTTGCCTGAGCCTCAATGGGAAacctatttatatgttttttcgcACAGGCCAAACAATAGGAACTAGTATAGTAAAAACTGCATTCCGCCCCCTTGCAAACGACATTTTCGCATACTGTACACTTAGCACCCATTATAACAAAGTACTCTGCTTTGGGTTTCCAACGCATTGGAGGCGGTTGAAAAGGATCACGCAGCACAAAAGAATCCTCCAACAGCTTGAGTCCATAAACAAAGGGCGGACTTTTTCCATAATAATGAACCATTTCCAACATATTGCATACGGTGCATTGAAACTTAATTTTTGGAATACGTTCGTCATTTtgtgtttcatacttttctgaACTCGTTGGAACATTTGCATTGTCTTCCAAGCGTGAAATCTCAGCTTCCTCGTCTTTCACATTTAATTGTAAatcttcataattatttaagtgGTCGTATGAAGAATGGTCCGAGATTTTGGAATCCTCCATAGCGAACTCTGTAAGTGAACACATAATAAGACATCGAAATTCTCAAAATCGCcatgcatacacatatttatttaaataccatTAATTTGAGATTGTAAATAGATGAACTCGAAGTTACATAAAAATTGCCAACGACTACTAACCACTAGTTAACAATATGTATAGTGtagtatttcaaaaatttcaaatctagCAGCCTTCAACTCGAGCTTTCTTTGGTAGTTCAGATGGCCACCAATACGGTTTTTCGACGTAGCACACATTGCCATCTACATACAATTTGGTTGGGCCTAAAGCTTGTTCTACTCGCAAAAGTCCTAAAGCCCTATCTAAATTTGCACCGCGGATTACACCAATATTGGTACCAGCTTCGGTTGAGATATTTATAGATTTTGGTGAAGCTGGAACAGATAAACGCAAAGGCATTATACGCTTTCGCACTACTCCTGTGTGATGGACTCGTGCCGTTAACTCCTGGCCAAGATAGCATCCTTTGTGAAAGCTTACGCCGTGCATGTAGTCACAATTGGCTTCTAATGGAAAACTTTTGCCTGGAGGAAGGTCTTGAACGCCTTCTCCAACGCCAAAACGATATCGATGCATCCGGTAATTGCAGTCATTGGTTGGTTTTGCTACCGTAATGTCGCCAGATTTAGAAAACATATTTGCTAAATCTTTCCAGGTTTTATCAGATTTGGTTATGACACGTGTACCTAGGTCACGTATGCGAGGATCTGGAGTAGAAATTACTTCTTGTCCCACTTGAAGACTTGTATCCATTCGAACGGCGCTTCCTACTGGATTAAAAACAATCCATGGTCTGTACTCTCCATCAACTGCATCAATTTGAATATTTCGTCTCACGCGGTAAAGACGCAAATGTCGGCGTAATTcgtttgatataaatttatcgCATTCAATTAGAAAAGTATTCGGCTCTGGCGTGCGATATATTATGGAGTCATACAGGACTCTGCCGGCCTTATTAAGGAACATTGTGTACATTGCGGAGGTCTTAGCAAGAGGTGTGCTTCCCGATTGCAGGTGAGTCATATCGTTTGTTATGAGTCCTTGCAAGAAGGGCACAACTTCTTCTCCCTTCACTCGCACTAACACTCTGTCCGTTAATTGCTCGACAACTAAACGCCTATCAGCAAATTTTTCATTGCGTTGCACCCACATAAAGTTGTTTGTCGTCTCAATAAATCGCGCAAAACTCGACTTGATTTTTGTCAGACCTTTTAGGATATTCATTTTAAAGCGTCTGTGAATGGCGGAACATCCGATTAAACTTcatatacaaaatgaaatattgatTCACTTACGTTCAATAATTACGTGAAATAGTATTCAACCTAAATTCCCTCTTTTGAAAACCGCCtagttttagcaaaaaaaaaaaagtttatataaaaatttcgaaaatttgtcaATACAACTTGCAATGAAAAGCTCACAAATATAATTCAAGGCAAAATAGATGGGAAAATATCAGAACAGCTGATGTTTAGTtgatagattttttaatttactatcgaaattcaAATGCCGAATATCGATTAAAGTACTTAAAAAAGGGTTCttcaactttgcgaaatttgaatttaatgacAATTAAATGACAATTATCATCCAATTAGTTAAactgtttatatatacaaagaaaTTCGCGCACAAACAACTTAGCCAatacaaaaattgtataaagaaaaatataacaaaggCATATACTATCtttatactaatttttattattattaaccccgTAAccattaaaaacaagaaaacttGTAAAATATGTTGGATCagatatgatatacatattataaacatATTAACGCTTTATATTAACTTGCAacaatgtttatatacatacatataaacaggtTTTACTTAGCatccaaaatttcaaatttaataccatGATCGTGCTTTTCCAATTCAGATATTAAACTTGTTTTTGCAAATGCAGCTCCTGGTGGTAAAACGCCACCAGGTCCTGGCATTTTATCACTTTCCTTTAATATTATTACAGCCGTACTAAGTAAAGCTACGCAGGTGGCTCCGTAACCAGGATTCGGACCCGAGACCTTGACCGTTAATGCTTTTGTTGGTGGCTCAGTGTATTGGTCAGTTGGTTCCGACAATCTCTCCGAATTGTCCCATCCCTTTGCTCTCATGGTAAGTGAAAACTGTGCTATCTCCATTTCTTCTTCTGAAGGACCTTCATGGGATGCAAATCCAAATGAGAAAACTTTAGGATATTTCAGCAATAAGTAACGACCAagtgaaaacttaattaaaaatccAAATGAAACTGTAAAGAAAGCTACTAGAATAGCAGAAATCCATGACTTAAAAGTGATATAAGCGTGCATTTGAACAGGGCGCTTATGGTCATTTTCATAAAGAAAACGTTGTGAACGCATAACAACTGAACGATCTGCTCCAGGGAATGGGAGGCAAACTCCATTTACAACGTCAGAACGAAAAATAAACGGTCGATGTTTTAAAACTGGAGtgaatttcggcaatttttcttCGTATAACTTCGCACGTATTTCTTTTAGTTCGTCAGAATTGGCCAAACGATAAACAGCGCTCTGCCAAGTACCATAATGTATTCCAGCACCTCCTTTTGAGCTGTTTCCTTTTGAGTAATTCTCAAGGTAGCTTTCAACTGAATTTACTACtccatcaaaatttttttctacaaatattactCCAAGGTCAGCCGGTATTGAATCAAATCCACAagcagaaataataaaaacttttcgTTCCTGTGCTTGTTTGTTATATTTCAGTTGCATCGTTTCCATATATTGAGGTTCGCCAGTAATATCGACTTGATGGGTACCAGCTTCAAGACATGCTCGCACTACAGGCTCCCCAAAGAATCGATATGGGCCGCAACAATTTACTAAAACACGACAACGCTTTGCCATGGCCAGGAGCGAAGCTTCGTTTTCAACATCAGCTAGTATAATAGGAATATCCATTAGATTTTTCTGCGCTTTAGCACCCATTTCTTGGAGTACCTTTTCAAGTTTTTCTTGACTACGTCCAGCGATCCCCCAACGATAGTTTTTAAGTACATTAACAGCTTCCAAAACGGTGTATTTACCAGTAAAACCAGTAGCACCAAATATAATAACGTCCAATTTTTCCGACATTTTTGCTTTCGTAGTTAGTGACTTATTGTGCAATGTAATGAAATGATaaattataattgttgttgtaaattttgggTTTGCTTATCTCTTCTGGTCTAAAGTCGACTTTTTATTACAACTGCCAACACGCTAATAACTCCACAATCTGAAATATATTATACGAATCAGGTTACTGTTGGTTCATTATATAAAGTGGAAATTAAAGTGGGATCTTACATCTTAATTAATTGATAAGTATTTGATCCTAAtgataacaaaaaagtaaatataactttgttttattaataatatttgctcCGTCCCCCACCAGAGAGTGTctactacatatatatctaatatatactatacgttctctgattattacCCAATTAGTTAttctttttatatgtatgtacttgtacaaacaaaaaaatcgcaGTATAAAATACTTACccaatttaataaatgtatagagaaaaaaattcaaagacattcaatatatttattttaatttttattaatatgtattacATCTTAATAGGTTTCAACttataaaacaagaaaatttgaaaaatatgttgtaTTAGATATGTGCTATTTTGGATCTcgattaaaaacataaacatattaAAGCTCTATGTTAACTTGCAACAATGGTTATATAAGAGGGATTTACTTATTagccaaaatttcaaatttaataccatGATCATGCTTTTCCAATTCAGATATTAAACTTGTTTTCGCAAATGCAGCTCCTGGTGGTAAAACGCCACCAGGTCCTGGCATTTTATCACTTTCCTTTAATATTATTACAGCCGTACTAAGTAAAGCTACGCAGGTGGCTCCGTAACCAGGATTCGATCCCGAGACCTTGACCGttaatgtttttgttggtgGATCTGTGTATTGGTCCGTTGGTTCTGTCAATCTCTCCGAATTGGCCCATCCCTTTGCCCTCATGGTAAAAGAAAATTGTACTCGCTCCATTGCTTCTTCTGAAGGACCTTCATGAGATGCAAATCCAAATGAGAAAACTTTAGGATATTTCAGCAATAAGTGTCGACCAAGTGAAAACTTAGTTAAAAATCCAAATGAAACTCCAAATAAAGCCACTAGCACAGCAGCAATCCACGATTTAAAAGTAATATAAGTATGCATTTGAACAGGGCGCTTATGTTCATTTTCATAAAGAAAACGTTGTGAACGCATTACAACTGAACGATCTGGTCCAGGGAATGGAAGGCAAACTCCATTTACAATGTCGGAACGAAAAATAAGAGGTCGATGTTTTAAAACTGGAGTGAATTTCGGCAATTTGTCTTCGTATAACTTCTCGCGTATTGCTTTTAGTTCGCTGGAATGGGCCAATCCATAAATTGCGCTCTCCCAAGTACCATAATGTATTCCAGCACCTCCTCTAGATCCGTTCCCTTTTGAGTAATTCTTAAGATAGCTCTCAACTGAATTTACTACtccatcaaaatttttttctataaaaactaCTCCAAGATCTGCCGGTATTGAATCAAATCCACAAGCAGAAATTATAAAAACGTTTCGTTCCTGTGCTTGTTTGTTATATTTCAGTTGCATCGTTTCCATATATTGAGGTTCGCCAGTAACATCAACTTGATGGGTACCAGCTTCAAGACATGCCCGCACTACAGGCTCGCCAAAGAATCGGTATGGGCCGCAACAATTTACTAGAACACGACAACGCTTGGCCATGGCCAGGAGCGAAGCTTCGTTTTCAACATCAGCTAGTATAATAGGAATATCCATCAGATTTTTCTGCGCTTTAGCACCCATTTCTTGGAGTACCTTTTCTAGTTTTTCTTGACTACGTCCAGCGATGCCCCAACGATAGTTTTTAAGTACACTAACAGCTTCAAAAACGGTGTATTTTCCTGTAAAACCAGTGGCACCAAATATAATAACATCCAATTTTTCCGACATTTTGGCTTTTGTAGTTAGTGACTTTTTGTGCAATGTAATGATATgataaattatagttttttttatgtaaatttttagttGCTTATCTCATCTGGTCAAAAGTCGACTTTTTATTACAACTGCCAACACGTTGAAAACTCCACAatctgaaatatattataagaaaCCGGTTACTGTAGTTCCATTATATAAAGTAGAAATTACTGCGGGAGCTTACacaattgttaattgataagtATTCGATCCCAATGATaacataaaactaaatttaacttTGCTTTATTGATAATATTTGCTCCGTCACCCACTATATACGGTTTTTAGAAACTCCGAAAATTCGCTCAATGGAATGATTTTGCAGCGGTATCTTCAAATTCCATGATTGCCATACTTAAAAACCGGTGTAAAATTAATATCAGAAATAATGttcttaataaaaatgatatatcggttgaataataacaaatgtgtacatataaattttgtaatagaaaatttaaaaattgtgttattatttttactttcactgctttaaaattttgtcgaatttgtttttgtatattttaagtaaACAATGGCAGTACCAGAGAATGTAAAATGTTCTCTGTTCAGCTAGAGaatgtaaatacaaacatacttaaaaaattttatttgtggggaattctcggtggtaagatagccTCCATCTTGGAAAACcacagtgctgtatatattgagtacttcATTTTAGTGAAACCttagtcataaaatagcaaataatatatatatattaagtgtaattatttatttttgctatatttcgcttatagaagattttaacatcaatgtgtgccatattatatgcaaaaaatttatttcatgtaGAGgagatatttgtttttattttcaaattcaatttttgttcaaatttcaaattcaagaaATGTTAATAACTtagcaataaataacatttattgaaaaaacgtgcgaaataatttaaaataatcacaataataatgaaaaaattttatttaatatttgtattgtagcacacaacccaagtacgcctcggtggtgtgtaaaaagatgaaaaataatgtaaacaaaccaaaactaAGATGTAAAATATATAGATGGCAAGGAATGTAGAATGTACGTGAAATGCGTCATTATTTCACAATAATTTGAAAAGCACAAATAACCaaagttattttaaacaaaacttaTTCGTTAAACGTTACCAATGGAAAGTGGATCGGAATTATGtgcagaaagtttgaaaaacttGGTGAATAAAAATGAACAAACTTGTTCTTTAAATTCAACAGACATTATTGAGAGTGTTGGCGCGAAGTGCAACAAAGAACTTTGCGTGAAAATGATTtcagaaattaatgaaagttcAAGCAATACCGATATGATAAGAGATGTCAGTAAAACGGATGTTTTACGTAAACGAGATGCTGTTAGTGTAGATCACACAACATCGAAACGTCGCAAGCTCTCTGAAGAAGAAATACCAGTAGTAACATCAAAGGATAATGCAGAATCTCAACCAACACCTAGCCAAGTTCAAAATGAAAAAGCAGCAGAGAGTATTATTAACATTAACACGCCAGAAGCACAAAATCAGGAGGAGAACAACTTGGTAGTACAAGTAAAAGTGGAGTGTACGACCGAAAGCGACGAAGAAAATTTAACTAACATTCCTTCTGATTCTGGTAGTTCTAATCCGATTGATATAAAACCAGCTGTTAAGGTAGAAAAAGCGGACGCTAGTTCCACTTCACGGGAGTCTTGTCGATTTGGCATCCGTTGCTATAGGTaataaaatactataatttGCTTTGATATTTACGGGTCAAAAGTAATTACAATGACTT
This genomic interval carries:
- the LOC105220135 gene encoding aprataxin and PNK-like factor, coding for MESGSELCAESLKNLVNKNEQTCSLNSTDIIESVGAKCNKELCVKMISEINESSSNTDMIRDVSKTDVLRKRDAVSVDHTTSKRRKLSEEEIPVVTSKDNAESQPTPSQVQNEKAAESIININTPEAQNQEENNLVVQVKVECTTESDEENLTNIPSDSGSSNPIDIKPAVKVEKADASSTSRESCRFGIRCYRRNPMHRLEEAHPGDHDYRRPKYPPPPKGTPDCPYRDQCYRRNPIHFEQFSHPPETDFEQNYKNYRLRQRRRQQQRDDNTIELGDDNESEDPFNDDEAFDSDYEPNSDEDDEEDYDACDRAEE
- the LOC105220125 gene encoding saccharopine dehydrogenase-like oxidoreductase, which encodes MSEKLDVIIFGATGFTGKYTVFEAVSVLKNYRWGIAGRSQEKLEKVLQEMGAKAQKNLMDIPIILADVENEASLLAMAKRCRVLVNCCGPYRFFGEPVVRACLEAGTHQVDVTGEPQYMETMQLKYNKQAQERNVFIISACGFDSIPADLGVVFIEKNFDGVVNSVESYLKNYSKGNGSRGGAGIHYGTWESAIYGLAHSSELKAIREKLYEDKLPKFTPVLKHRPLIFRSDIVNGVCLPFPGPDRSVVMRSQRFLYENEHKRPVQMHTYITFKSWIAAVLVALFGVSFGFLTKFSLGRHLLLKYPKVFSFGFASHEGPSEEAMERVQFSFTMRAKGWANSERLTEPTDQYTDPPTKTLTVKVSGSNPGYGATCVALLSTAVIILKESDKMPGPGGVLPPGAAFAKTSLISELEKHDHGIKFEILANK
- the LOC105220116 gene encoding putative transferase CAF17, mitochondrial — translated: MNILKGLTKIKSSFARFIETTNNFMWVQRNEKFADRRLVVEQLTDRVLVRVKGEEVVPFLQGLITNDMTHLQSGSTPLAKTSAMYTMFLNKAGRVLYDSIIYRTPEPNTFLIECDKFISNELRRHLRLYRVRRNIQIDAVDGEYRPWIVFNPVGSAVRMDTSLQVGQEVISTPDPRIRDLGTRVITKSDKTWKDLANMFSKSGDITVAKPTNDCNYRMHRYRFGVGEGVQDLPPGKSFPLEANCDYMHGVSFHKGCYLGQELTARVHHTGVVRKRIMPLRLSVPASPKSINISTEAGTNIGVIRGANLDRALGLLRVEQALGPTKLYVDGNVCYVEKPYWWPSELPKKARVEGC
- the LOC105220737 gene encoding saccharopine dehydrogenase-like oxidoreductase, coding for MSEKLDVIIFGATGFTGKYTVLEAVNVLKNYRWGIAGRSQEKLEKVLQEMGAKAQKNLMDIPIILADVENEASLLAMAKRCRVLVNCCGPYRFFGEPVVRACLEAGTHQVDITGEPQYMETMQLKYNKQAQERKVFIISACGFDSIPADLGVIFVEKNFDGVVNSVESYLENYSKGNSSKGGAGIHYGTWQSAVYRLANSDELKEIRAKLYEEKLPKFTPVLKHRPFIFRSDVVNGVCLPFPGADRSVVMRSQRFLYENDHKRPVQMHAYITFKSWISAILVAFFTVSFGFLIKFSLGRYLLLKYPKVFSFGFASHEGPSEEEMEIAQFSLTMRAKGWDNSERLSEPTDQYTEPPTKALTVKVSGPNPGYGATCVALLSTAVIILKESDKMPGPGGVLPPGAAFAKTSLISELEKHDHGIKFEILDAK
- the LOC105220107 gene encoding cysteine-rich DPF motif domain-containing protein 1 encodes the protein MEDSKISDHSSYDHLNNYEDLQLNVKDEEAEISRLEDNANVPTSSEKYETQNDERIPKIKFQCTVCNMLEMVHYYGKSPPFVYGLKLLEDSFVLRDPFQPPPMRWKPKAEYFVIMGAKCTVCENVVCKGAECSFYYTSSYCLACAKKHINRFPIEAQAKLRKQLEIKTKQ
- the LOC105220099 gene encoding uncharacterized protein LOC105220099, with protein sequence MTKSKNSDLEKNNVKANVLEKSKKIKKDKKKGLEDKKKLEQAVTKNNESHIAPSNGSPDAGAIVKSKKPKKNKSKQNKATDNVSPKDGGDKPIEPIEKKKAKKLAKKLKKKEKKEAKRDEVVKQAPKGKSKPQLEKGDKSDTKEKKEHDQIKAECTVFVGNLPVNTKRVQLVRLFKDYGPVNGVRFRTANGKVLFKHKHRREAGTLSAWIVLKDPDTVTRALALNGTVFKNNHIRVTRGDVKSANTDSKRTVFVGNLKYSANEEKLREIFSACGDIDYVRCLNDDKGCKGVAYVCFKAPEAVGLALELNETVLDERPIHVERYSVKKLGAKKTKDVTEVENKKKPAGGKTQKDKSKKVKGDNPKTKQDADTNKKSKFRGVKVDGTQVKKQKKKVTSQMQKLAKKIAPKEKS